The following proteins are encoded in a genomic region of Fusarium keratoplasticum isolate Fu6.1 chromosome 9, whole genome shotgun sequence:
- a CDS encoding Mediator of RNA polymerase II transcription subunit 19: MSFHPQTPQSPSQFSSGTSEPALGVATSMTATATATTLPTPAHSVSGSASHHDVAMADDSPHKRKRSVDDSGDREQKKVHVEESKLGIEDLHLDVGKKYLLCQTPHLESLPRISEDLYDMFNLTGLAAEVAREKPNGEKNALRSSYTGHIKRLGIAGHFKVQKVENRGENDPQEESDFAQILHLGDEDWNNSFVRGREISLGLSQASLSSLGRAVTMAKGSIKKDVWDTSVLGLQSSNGELKQPSSARPTAPNTPLNVPGAVGRLKAQGASANDPNRPRRNIKKRTYGDSSFEGYGEGYPDDDNAMEGGYSTGEGEGSQKRRKKNPGNASPYPSAMRQQSYGPGMVGA; the protein is encoded by the exons ATGTCGTTCCATCCCCAGACGCCTCAGAGTCCATCGCAATTCTCCTCCGGCACCTCGGAGCCCGCGTTAGGCGTGGCCACCTCGAtgacggccacggccacggccaccacCTTGCCGACTCCCGCCCACAGCGTCAGCGGAAGCGCCTCGCATCACGacgtcgccatggccgacgaCTCTCCCCACAAGCGGAAGCGCTCCGTGGATGACAGCGGTGACCGCGAGCAGAAAAAGGTCCACGTCGAGGAAAGCAAGCTGGGCATTGAGGACCTACATCTCGATGTGGGGAAGAAATACCTGCTTTGCCAAACTC CCCATCTGGAATCGCTACCGCGTATATCCGAAGACTTGTACGACATGTTTAACCTCACCGGACTCGCCGCCGAAGTGGCTCGAGAGAAGCCCAACGGAGAGAAGAATGCACTACGATCATCCTACACCGGCCACATCAAGCGCTTAGGTATCGCTGGTCACTTCAAGGTGCAAAAGGTTGAGAACAGGGGCGAGAATGACCCTCAAGAAGAGAGCGACTTTGCCCAGATCCTgcatctcggcgatgaggactGGAACAACTCATTCGTTCGCGGCCGCGAGATTTCGCTCGGACTATCACAAGCATCCCTCTCGAGTCTAGGACGAGCAgtcaccatggccaagggCTCGATAAAGAAGGACGTATGGGATACATCAGTCCTGGGACTTCAGTCCTCAAACGGAGAGCTGAAGCAGCCATCTTCGGCAAGGCCTACCGCCCCCAACACTCCCCTCAACGTTCCCGGCGCTGTAGGACGACTAAAGGCTCAAGGGGCCTCGGCAAACGATCCCAACAGGCCGCGGCGGAACATCAAGAAGCGAACATACGGCGACAGCAGCTTCGAGGGATACGGAGAGGGATATCCTGATGATGACAATGCTATGGAAGGTGGATACTCTAcgggagagggagaagggagCCAGAAGCGGCGCAAGAAG AACCCTGGCAACGCCTCACCATATCCGAGCGCTATGCGGCAACAAAGCTACGGCCCCGGCATGGTTGGCGCTTGA
- a CDS encoding Homeobox domain-containing protein, whose amino-acid sequence MLVTRQYDTEHSHWPFSKYDPSRNPASPRMSNPYDVHVELPAPSSWQGQHSGTAHSGNGLAQPFGQRSDETQPAQSRQPAGGRGNALGIHVRRETNQIHAPASIMTDQRGLPSEVRHSNLQDGGYGARFSTSARENPITAESGKAQAGKANSLKDDDEDDLDEEDMLDGEGDNPAQTAAERAAARRKMKRFRLTHQQTRFLMSEFAKQPHPDAAHRERLSREIPGLSPRQVQVWFQNRRAKIKRLNADDRDRMIKMRAVPEGFDNVQALHSPYGAVHGMNTPLSAPGQFNTQSYAQHMMRPLIVDVRRTEASEHASPTSLTPGFGGLGYSPAGSMNSPSIVSPLSPASSDRYAYGGHFSAPLTASPRTSHPFGQHGLDAPIEINRPSPHPIQPPLLRDTMSRARSESSQSPLRSTMSWKGDTIDYSYRGANTSPSLADRHTPLYQPAPIAQSSGGMDTYAVNSMPGSRASPVPQAPSREVERA is encoded by the exons ATGCTTGTCACCAGGCAATACGACACGGAGCATAGCCATTGGCCTTTTAGCAAATACGACCCGTCTCGCAATCCGGCAAGCCCACGCATGTCGAACCCTTACGATGTTCATGTCGAGTTGCCGGCGCCATCCAGTTGGCAAGGCCAGCACTCGGGCACTGCCCACAGCGGGAATGGGCTTGCCCAACCTTTTGGGCAACGGAGCGATGAAACACAGCCTGCACAATCGCGACAGCCTGCGGGAGGTAGAGGCAATGCCCTTGGCATTCATGTGAGGCGCGAGACGAACCAGATACATGCTCCTGCCTCGATCATGACAGACCAGCGTGGACTGCCTTCAGAAGTACGGCACTCGAACCTTCAGGATGGGGGTTATGGAGCAAGGTTCAGCACATCAGCTCGAGAGAACCCCATCACCGCAGAGTCTGGAAAGGCACAGGCGGGAAAGGCAAACTCTCtgaaggatgatgacgaggatgatttggatgaggaagacatgcttgatggagagggagaCAACCCTGCCCAAACTGCGGCGGAACGCGCAGCAGCTCGCcgcaagatgaagaggttCAG ACTTACCCATCAGCAAACTCGATTTCTTATGAGCGAGTTTGCAAAGCAGCCACACCCTGATGCCGCGCACCGGGAGCGTCTGTCGAGAGAAATTCCCGGACTCAGCCCACGACAAGTTCAGGTCTGGTTCCAGAATCG ACGTGCCAAGATCAAGCGTCTCAACGCTGACGACCGCGACCGAATGATTAAGATGAGAGCAGTCCCCGAGGGATTTGACAACGTTCAGGCACTCCATTCGCCATACGGAGCTGTTCATGGCATGAACACCCCGTTGTCGGCTCCAGGGCAATTCAACACCCAGTCGTATGCACAGCACATGATGAGGCCGCTGATCGTCGATGTACGGAGGACTGAGGCGAGCGAGCATGCCTCCCCGACCAGCCTGACTCCTGGATTTGGGGGGCTTGGGTACAGCCCTGCTGGGAGCATGAACAGTCCTAGCATTGTCTCACCGCTCTCTCCAGCTTCGAGCGACCGATATGCCTATGGCGGGCACTTCTCTGCTCCCCTCACAGCGAGCCCCAGGACATCGCACCCCTTTGGACAACATGGCCTCGACGCCCCTATCGAAATCAACCGGCCAAGCCCTCACCCTATCCAGCCTCCCCTGCTCCGTGACACCATGTCCAGAGCCAGGTCAGAGTCGTCACAATCACCACTGCGTTCGACCATGTCATGGAAGGGAGACACAATCGACTATTCCTACCGAGGAGCAAACACGAGCCCAAGCCTTGCCGACCGACACACTCCTCTGTATCAGCCTGCCCCCATAGCGCAGTCCTCTGGTGGTATGGATACTTACGCTGTGAACTCGATGCCTGGGAGCAGGGCTTCGCCCGTGCCCCAGGCCCCAAGCCGCGAAGTTGAAAGGGCTTGA